In a single window of the bacterium genome:
- a CDS encoding flagellar basal body P-ring protein FlgI — protein MTTMKRTTIITIAIAAMALASLATAAPAGAARLKDLAEIEGVRPNKLIGYGLVTGLSKTGDGNSVKFTRRTLTNMLENMGVTVDPADVKSGNAAAVMVTAELPAFARQGLTIDITVSSIGDAKSLQGGTLLLTPLKGPDGHVYAVAQGPVSVGGFAAESGGDAIYKNHVTVGMIPSGGIVEREIPFDFNSLSELTISLNGGDFSTAAQTAANINGALGVNAARAIDSRTIRVEVPEGYRQNLVALMARIENIELTPDTTAKVVVNERTGTVVMGEAVTLSTVAISHGNLHIKVRTTPVISQPAPLSGGETVLTTQSEITAVEDERQMFVVESGATIGDLVRALNAVGVTPRDLVAILQSIKAAGALQAKLEII, from the coding sequence ATGACGACGATGAAACGCACCACGATCATCACCATCGCGATCGCCGCGATGGCGCTGGCGAGCCTTGCGACCGCCGCCCCGGCCGGCGCCGCGCGCCTGAAAGATCTCGCCGAGATCGAGGGCGTGCGCCCGAACAAACTCATCGGCTACGGCCTCGTAACCGGTCTTTCGAAGACCGGCGACGGCAACTCCGTCAAGTTCACGCGGCGCACACTGACGAACATGCTCGAGAACATGGGCGTCACGGTCGATCCCGCGGACGTCAAAAGCGGCAACGCGGCGGCGGTCATGGTCACGGCGGAGCTGCCCGCGTTCGCGCGCCAGGGATTGACGATCGACATCACGGTCAGCTCCATCGGCGACGCCAAGAGCCTGCAAGGCGGCACGTTGTTGCTGACGCCGCTCAAGGGACCGGACGGACACGTGTACGCCGTCGCGCAGGGCCCGGTGTCCGTCGGCGGATTCGCGGCCGAGTCCGGCGGCGACGCGATTTACAAGAACCACGTCACGGTCGGCATGATTCCCTCCGGCGGCATCGTCGAGCGCGAGATCCCGTTCGATTTCAATTCGCTGTCCGAGCTGACGATCAGCCTGAACGGCGGCGATTTTTCCACGGCGGCGCAGACGGCCGCGAACATCAACGGCGCGCTCGGCGTGAACGCGGCCCGCGCGATCGACTCGCGCACGATCCGCGTGGAGGTGCCCGAGGGCTACCGGCAAAATCTCGTCGCGCTCATGGCGCGCATCGAAAACATCGAGCTGACGCCGGACACGACCGCGAAGGTCGTCGTCAACGAGCGCACCGGCACCGTCGTCATGGGCGAGGCGGTGACGCTGTCCACGGTCGCGATCAGCCACGGCAACCTGCATATCAAGGTCCGCACCACGCCGGTCATCAGCCAGCCCGCGCCGCTTTCCGGCGGCGAGACCGTGCTGACCACGCAAAGCGAGATCACCGCGGTCGAGGACGAGCGGCAGATGTTCGTCGTCGAATCCGGCGCCACGATCGGCGATCTGGTCCGCGCGCTGAACGCCGTGGGCGTCACCCCGCGCGATCTGGTCGCGATCCTGCAATCCATCAAGGCCGCGGGCGCGTTGCAGGCCAAGCTGGAGATCATCTGA
- a CDS encoding flagellar protein FlgN: MKNELNLLREILVKQLETHIELRDLLVRVHESFAQFAAEEIDEANKIAETLRMRAAALEEARQRVVEMIARTAGRPAEELSLQAIVAMAPPALKRDLHTLRRQLTAVVIQINEQNQRNIVVAQASYASVQGLFHVLMQLTQKPLTYEPPKGASARR, encoded by the coding sequence GTGAAAAACGAACTGAATCTTCTCCGCGAGATCCTCGTCAAACAACTCGAGACGCACATCGAATTGCGCGACCTGCTCGTGCGCGTGCACGAGTCGTTTGCACAATTCGCGGCCGAGGAGATCGACGAGGCCAACAAGATCGCCGAGACGCTCCGCATGCGCGCGGCCGCCCTCGAGGAGGCGCGGCAACGGGTTGTCGAGATGATCGCGCGCACGGCGGGCCGGCCCGCCGAGGAGCTTTCGCTTCAGGCGATCGTCGCGATGGCGCCGCCGGCGTTAAAGCGCGACCTGCACACGTTGCGTCGCCAGCTTACCGCCGTCGTCATCCAGATCAACGAGCAGAACCAGCGCAATATCGTCGTCGCGCAGGCGTCGTACGCCAGCGTGCAGGGCCTGTTTCACGTGCTGATGCAACTGACGCAGAAGCCGCTCACGTACGAACCGCCCAAGGGCGCTTCGGCGCGGAGGTAA
- the flgK gene encoding flagellar hook-associated protein FlgK, whose product MPGVSGILSIASRSLWASQTGIEVASHNISNMNTPGYSRQGVVFDPSRPLQVNGLLLGTGVNARDVTAAQDRYLDMQMIRSQSFLGRSDARGRHLSSLEEIFIESDGTGISSSMARFFSSVQDLAANPEGQAQRTALVGAAKVLVNQFHIIDSRLAETQKSADNAVRDEISQVNNLAERLASLNRAIRDAEAGGQTAGDFRSARTELLRQLGQYIDFTSFEGTGGEVNVIVGGGMPLVEGYTAGKLVAVGNTEGFSNVGFQDIHGNLVDITDRLKGGSIAGNLEIRDGDTAALREKIDEMAYEFVTAFNTAHNPGFGLNGATGIDFFAPLATADGAAKAIAIDAAILADVNNIAASLTGEAGDNQNALILAEVEEAALFNGNTWTLQDFHGSIVGQVGVDAQAAMREADQSAAQSAQIEALRESVVGVTLEEEMADLMKFQHSYQAAARLFNVVDDMINVLHDLR is encoded by the coding sequence ATGCCCGGCGTATCCGGAATCCTGTCCATCGCCTCGCGTTCGCTTTGGGCGTCGCAAACCGGCATCGAGGTCGCGTCGCACAACATTTCGAACATGAACACGCCGGGCTACTCGCGACAGGGCGTGGTGTTCGATCCGTCGCGGCCGTTGCAGGTCAACGGCCTCCTGCTCGGCACGGGCGTCAACGCGCGCGATGTCACGGCGGCGCAGGACCGCTATCTCGACATGCAGATGATCCGTTCGCAGAGTTTTCTCGGCCGGTCGGACGCGCGCGGCCGCCACCTGTCGAGCCTGGAAGAAATTTTCATCGAATCCGACGGCACGGGCATTTCCTCGAGCATGGCGAGGTTTTTTTCCTCGGTGCAGGATCTTGCGGCAAATCCCGAGGGGCAGGCGCAACGCACCGCGCTCGTCGGCGCGGCGAAGGTGCTCGTCAACCAGTTTCACATCATCGACAGCCGCCTGGCCGAGACGCAGAAGTCCGCGGACAACGCGGTACGCGACGAGATCAGCCAGGTGAACAACCTCGCCGAGCGCCTCGCGTCGCTCAACCGCGCGATCCGCGACGCCGAGGCGGGCGGGCAGACCGCCGGCGACTTCCGTTCCGCGCGCACGGAGCTATTGCGGCAACTCGGCCAATACATCGATTTCACGAGCTTCGAGGGCACCGGCGGCGAGGTGAACGTCATCGTCGGCGGCGGCATGCCCCTTGTCGAAGGCTACACCGCGGGCAAGCTCGTCGCCGTCGGAAACACGGAAGGTTTCAGCAACGTCGGCTTCCAGGATATCCACGGCAACCTGGTCGATATCACCGATCGCCTCAAGGGTGGGTCGATCGCCGGCAACCTCGAGATCCGCGACGGCGACACCGCCGCGCTGCGCGAGAAGATCGACGAGATGGCGTATGAGTTCGTCACCGCGTTCAACACCGCGCACAATCCCGGATTCGGACTGAACGGCGCGACGGGGATCGACTTCTTCGCGCCGCTCGCGACGGCCGACGGCGCCGCGAAGGCCATCGCTATCGACGCCGCGATCCTCGCGGACGTCAACAACATCGCCGCGTCGCTCACCGGCGAAGCCGGCGACAACCAGAACGCGCTCATCCTCGCCGAGGTGGAGGAAGCGGCGCTGTTCAACGGCAACACGTGGACGCTTCAGGATTTTCACGGCTCGATCGTCGGCCAGGTCGGTGTGGACGCCCAGGCGGCGATGCGCGAGGCCGATCAGTCGGCCGCGCAGTCGGCGCAAATCGAGGCGCTGCGCGAGAGCGTCGTCGGCGTCACCCTCGAGGAAGAAATGGCCGATTTGATGAAGTTTCAACACTCCTACCAGGCCGCGGCAAGGCTGTTCAACGTCGTCGACGACATGATCAATGTCCTCCACGACCTGAGATAA
- the flgM gene encoding flagellar biosynthesis anti-sigma factor FlgM: protein MKVGSGNPSGSIDPRYVSTQGANEARAQDDKGKEAAKVTLSSSAATLKTIHDELAKVPEIRAEKVREIKSEIDAGTYHRPAGKIAEKLILGSLIDSLYQK from the coding sequence ATGAAAGTTGGAAGTGGAAATCCCTCGGGGAGCATCGATCCGCGGTATGTGTCGACGCAGGGCGCCAACGAGGCGCGCGCGCAGGATGATAAGGGCAAAGAGGCCGCGAAGGTCACGCTCTCTTCGTCGGCCGCGACCCTGAAGACCATCCACGACGAGCTCGCGAAGGTGCCCGAGATCCGGGCCGAAAAAGTTCGCGAGATCAAATCGGAAATCGACGCCGGCACGTATCATCGGCCGGCGGGCAAGATCGCCGAAAAGCTGATTCTCGGCTCGCTGATCGATTCGCTCTACCAGAAGTAG
- the flgL gene encoding flagellar hook-associated protein FlgL: MRITTNLMYRNATQSINDNRVRYLQMQEQLVSQKRINRPSDDPIGAARAMGVNSILGRFNQFQRNVGSARSFVETTELALSHVIDDLTRARELAIDVNGGNAGALDFEAASHEIGRLYENIVQNANAKDGDRYVFAGYRTNAEPFDDAGNYFGGVNQDIAIEVGEGNFVTINKDGNEVFKGPVDVFQVMTDLKTAIETGDTAQISALIPQVEAALNQAIAQRSDIGATTLRLDAAMEDNDELVEAYTKILSETEDVDIAKATSEFAYREQVYQSSLLVASRVMSQSLLDFIR, from the coding sequence ATGAGAATTACGACAAACCTGATGTACCGAAACGCGACGCAGAGCATCAACGACAACCGCGTCCGCTATCTGCAGATGCAGGAACAGCTTGTTTCGCAAAAGCGCATCAACCGTCCGAGCGACGACCCCATCGGCGCCGCGCGCGCGATGGGCGTCAACAGCATTCTCGGCCGTTTCAACCAGTTTCAGCGCAATGTCGGCTCCGCGCGCTCGTTCGTGGAGACGACGGAGCTTGCGCTTTCGCACGTCATCGACGATCTCACCCGCGCGCGCGAGCTGGCGATCGACGTCAACGGCGGCAACGCCGGGGCGCTCGATTTCGAGGCGGCGTCGCACGAGATCGGGCGGCTGTACGAGAACATCGTGCAGAACGCGAACGCGAAGGACGGCGACCGGTACGTCTTTGCCGGGTACCGGACCAACGCCGAGCCGTTTGACGACGCGGGCAACTATTTCGGCGGCGTCAACCAGGACATCGCCATCGAGGTGGGCGAGGGTAACTTCGTCACGATCAACAAGGACGGCAACGAGGTATTCAAGGGTCCGGTCGATGTCTTCCAGGTCATGACCGACCTGAAGACCGCCATCGAAACCGGCGACACGGCGCAGATCTCGGCGCTGATCCCCCAGGTGGAAGCGGCGTTGAATCAGGCGATCGCCCAGCGCTCGGACATCGGCGCCACCACGCTGCGCCTTGACGCGGCGATGGAGGACAACGACGAGCTGGTCGAGGCCTACACGAAAATTCTCTCGGAAACCGAAGACGTGGACATCGCGAAAGCGACCAGCGAGTTCGCCTATCGCGAGCAGGTGTACCAGTCGAGCCTGCTTGTCGCGTCGCGGGTGATGTCGCAAAGCCTGCTGGACTTCATTCGCTAG
- a CDS encoding rod-binding protein, with protein MPGFGLSPSTLGGMARFEPGDSDAARAGRLLSGAERARASDTEAWQVAEAFEELFLNSMLKQMRQSIPTSEDSLDGSNASRIYQSMFDEEIARVSADRRQFGLSRLVHDFLMKGPGAISENRQTSDETSNSAVSREKIQKLWAIGSQSADSRKVDVSL; from the coding sequence ATGCCGGGCTTCGGTCTTTCCCCCTCGACGCTCGGCGGCATGGCACGGTTCGAGCCGGGCGACAGCGACGCGGCGCGTGCCGGGCGGCTTTTGTCCGGTGCCGAGCGGGCGCGGGCGAGCGACACGGAAGCCTGGCAGGTCGCCGAGGCCTTCGAGGAACTTTTCCTCAATTCGATGCTCAAACAGATGCGCCAATCGATCCCCACGTCGGAGGATTCGCTCGATGGCTCGAACGCCTCGCGCATCTATCAGTCGATGTTCGATGAGGAAATCGCACGTGTTTCCGCGGACCGGCGCCAGTTTGGCCTGTCGAGGCTCGTTCACGATTTCCTGATGAAAGGGCCGGGAGCGATTTCAGAAAATCGTCAAACTTCTGACGAAACGTCGAATTCGGCCGTTTCTCGTGAGAAAATACAGAAGCTATGGGCTATCGGCAGCCAAAGCGCCGACAGTCGCAAAGTCGACGTAAGTCTTTGA